The sequence below is a genomic window from Rhinopithecus roxellana isolate Shanxi Qingling chromosome 19, ASM756505v1, whole genome shotgun sequence.
TGGGGGCaaagaggcaggcagggaggccaTGGGCATACATGAAGTCCTGTGAGAGTGTGGGAGCCAGACACTAGCAGGTGCAAAGGAGGACATCATGGGGGGGCACTAGCAAGTCTTCCTGAAGGAGGGGAGGTCTCAGGTGGGCCTTGAAGACTTTCCCCAACCACATGTGAGAGGATGGCTGAGAAGCACAGAGGAGCAGGAGAGGAGGGACTGGAGCACCCCTGCTGCCACTCATAAGGGTTGCCATTTGCTAGCACTCTGTGCAAAGTCACAGATAGATCAAGAGATAATTACAAACCCTACAGCCAAGTGGGTAGAGATTCCATTTTacaagtaaggaaactgaggcacagagcagtcatgtcatctgcccgaagtcacacagctagttagtagCAGAGTCAGAAATCAAACACAGGCCTACATCCAGAGcttaagtttgtttgtttgtttgagacagagtttcactcttgttgcccaggctggagtgcaatggtgagatttTGATTCACCgcaatgtctgcctcccgggtttaagcaattctcctgcctcggcctcctgagtagatgggattataggcgcatgccaccatgcccagctaatttttatatttttagtagagacgcagtttcaccacgttggtcaggctggtctcgaactcctgacctcaggtgatctgcccaattcggcctcccaaagtgctgagataagccaccgcgcccagcccagagctTAAGTTTTTAAGTCATGTTCTAGACGGGAATAAAATTCCCTCTCTGAGCTAAGTGGAGGGGGTGAGCGGAACCTTACCTGGTGACAGCCTCGGGAACATGCCCCGCGAATGCAGGTAGCACTGGGGTCATGCCAAAGGAGCGCATCCGGTCCAGGACCCGGTGCTGGAGGAACAGAAGGAAGGGTGGTGAGCATGGCCACTGCTGTCCTATGGGGAGCCCCCCGGCCTCAGTTAAGAGCCGCAGGGCCACCAGCCCAATACCACCTTTCCTGGGCCCGTGACCATCTATCACTGATTCTGCCCCTTcccttttccatccttttacctGCAGGTAAAGCTGCTTGATGTGCCAGGAGGAGGGCAGGGGGCCATCCCAGGTGTGCAGGTTGCCCATTCGCCCCCAGGCCAGGAAGGCAGGACCAGTAAAGAACTCATTGATCTCTGCCTGGGTCAGGCCCAAGGTCAGGTACACCTGAGGAGGCAGGGTCCACACATAGATACATattcaccttccttccttccttcccttccttcccttcctttccttccttccttccttccccattcACTCATTGCTTCTTTGTGCTGGGCGCTAGGGCTACTGAGACAAAATCCGACCCCTGCTATCAAGGAGTCCACAGCCCAGAGGAAAGAGACCTGTGAATAGGTGAGTTCACTGTGTCACCTTTGTCGCATGGGTGAGGAGATGGGGCACAAAGGGGCTTTCCCCCAAGAGGAAGGCCTTAGAAGGCTTCATGAGCAAGGGTGCCAGACGGAAGGGCAGGGCAGCTGTGTGAAGAGCTTAAACAGCGCCTGGAGCAGCCGGGGCAGCACAGCAGAGGCTTGCAGGGAGGCAGATGTAGAGCTGCCCATAAGGTGGATCCAAGGGACCAGGTGATTGGCCGCATAGGGGAGATGGGGGAAGGAGCCCCACTCCTCAAACTGGAAgcctcagtttttttgttttttttttagacagagtcttgctgtgtcgcccaggctgaagtgcagtggcacgatctcggctcactgcgacctccacctcccgggtagcgagtcccctgcctcaggctcccaagtagttgggactacaggtgcgtgccaccacaccaggctaattttttgtattttagtagagacggggtttcaccatgttggccaggatggtcttgatctcctgacctcgtgatccgcccgccttggcctcccaaagtgctgggatcacaggcgtgagccaccgcgcctggctggaagCCTCAGTTTTCAGGAGGCCGGAGCCATTGTGCACGCTGAAAGCACTTCTAGAGAGAGACACTGCGCCCATGCTGGGGGGCGGGTGAAAACATCTAGGGTGGCTCCTGCCATAggcaggagggtggggaggggacagtgGGCACGCACCCTCTGCCAGATGGCCTCCTGGCCACTCCAGGCCAGTGCCAGGTTGATGCCATTCAGCGCCATCCAGTCTATCTCTTGCTCCCAGCGGGCCCAGTCCCACCACACGAAGGAGTAGCTTTGCGTGCACACATTCTGGTAATAGCGGTACCTGCGGGCAGTGTCATGAGCAGGGGCGCATCCCACCCTGGAGGGTCCACAGCCCTGGAACAaatcccccatcccccacctagaggagaggggaggggctccAAACAAGGCCCTTCTGCTTCACACTGGGACCCACCCCAGGTGGAGCTGTGACCAGGTACCTGGGCTGGGCTTCTGAGGCACTCGCGCCCTGTACTCCCCCAGGGCCCTCTAGCCTGGCGGGTATCTGGGGGGCATATTCCACTTTCATGCCACACTGCCAGAGCCCCTCCTCTGCACGGTGTTTTCCTGGAACGGGGAATCCCTGCCCCCACAGTCTAACAGATGGGCGGGGGACAGTTGTGTGGACACATCACTCCATAGTGTGGCAGGCGCTGGAACACAGGCCTGTGTGGGAGGATGGGGGCGTCCTTCCTCAGTCCGCAGGTTCAAAGAGAGGGTGGGGGAGGAACGGAAGaaaattcactcatcaccaattGTGCACCACAAATTCTACGCCCATCATCGTGCAAATCCTCACAATAACACTGCACGGTAGGCGTCTTGTTTCCGTTTTTCAGGTGGGCCAGCAGAGGCTCTGAAAGGCAGAGTGGCtggctcaaggccacacagctgctgGAGGCGGCGCAGCTGGGCCTTCCGGCCAGcgctccccgctcagcctcccgaTTTGGGTGGCAGCGGCTCAGGGAAGGGGTGAGCGCCTCGGGCGGACGCGGGGAAGCTGCGGGGCGGTACCTGTTGGGCGTGGCCTCGGTCAGCTCCCCGCGGCACGGCGGGCAGTGGCCGCGGCAGGCGCAGCTGAGAGCCGGACCAGGCCACGTGGCAGCCGCAGAAGTCGCGCAGGTAGCGGTGCAACCCCGCAGCGGCCGCCACACCCGTGGAGCCCCGCACCCGCACGCgcgccgcgccgccgccgcccagGCTGTAGGTGTCCAAGCCCGGCTTGGTAGCCAGGGCGCGCTCCACCGACACCGAGAAGTCGGCCGCCGGGCCAGGCCCCAGCAGCCGGGCCACGAGCGCCCGCACGGCCGCCGCCTCCCGGGCCTCGTCGCCTGCCGCGCCCCCGGCCCCGGCCAGGAGAAGGACCCCCACCGCCGCGGCCACCGCCACTGCCACCATGGTCTCAGCCCGGCGGGTCCCGCTACTGCCATGGGGCGGGGCGGCCCGCGTCCAATCAGCTGCCGGCCTCCGGCCACGTGTACCCGAAGGCCAAACCCGGGCTCAGGGCCAGGAGTCGCGGCTTCCGGGTCCCAGGACACTCCCTTGGGGGCGTCTCGTGACCGCCTGCGGTGGGGACCGTGTGACCCCGGCTCCAGGGCCGAGGGGGACCCGCTGGCCCTCACAGAGCACTGTATCAGGCACTGCCATAGCTACTGCCCTACTGATGAACGAGAAGAGGGTCCCTACCGTCCGTGTCAGGGGGGTGACCTAGAAACCAAATACTTACAGAAATAAGGATTTCCGTCATAGTTGTGATGCTGCGAAGAAGTGCAAGGGTAAGACTTCCAAAGGAAGTGACTTTTAATCTGAAACTCAGAGATGAATAGGAATTGActagaagagggaaaggaagagccTTCCAGAGAGAAGAAATGCATTTATGAAGGCCCTGGGAAGGCAGAGAGCTTGCAGATTTGAGGAACAGGCTAGGAGGTTCGAGGAGGGATGGGGCCATGTGAGTCCAGGCCGGCCGTGGAGCAGGGCTGGCGGACACGTTAAAGGCTGTCCattggcagcagcagcagcatgacAGGAGCTGTCATTTTGTCAGAAGTTTccaaccagagcgactccatcttgaacaggggctgggtaaaatgagacaGAGACCTGCTGAGCTGAATTCCTGGGAGGTTAGGCCTTCCTcctcacaggatgagacaggaggccAGCACTAGGTAAAAGGTCACAAGACCCCGCTGATAAAACGGAATGCAGCAAAGAAACCGGTCAAAACCTGccaaaaccggccgggcgcggtggctcaagcctgtaatcccagcactttgggaggccgacacgggcggatcacgaggtcaggagatcgaaaccatcctggctaacacggtgaaaccccgtctctactaaaaaaaaaaaaaatacaaaaaactagccgggcaaggtggcgggcgcctgtagtactagctactcgggaggctttggcaggagaatggcgtaaacctgggaggcggaggttgcagtgagctgggatccggccactgcactccagcccaggctacagagtgagactctgtctcaaaattaaaaaaaaaaaaaaaaacctgccaaaaCCAAGACAGTCAGGAaggtgacctctggtcgtcctcgcTGCTCATTATACGCTAATTATAATGCAATAGCATGCTAAAGACACTCCCAGCAGCACCaggcagtttacaaatgccatggcaacgtccaGAAGTTACACTATATGGTCTAAATAGTGGAGGAACCCTCAGTTGGGGAGGAATCCCCACCCCTCTTCTGGAAAACTCATTACTAACCCACCCCTTGTTTatcatataatcaagaaataaccataaaaatagccaaccttagtccaggagcggtggcttatgcctgtaatcccagcactctgggaggctgaggcttgcagatcacctgaagtcaggggtttgagaccagcctggccaacatatagtgaaaccccatctgtactaaaaatacaaaagttagccaggcacggtggcacacgcctgtagtccctgctacttgggaagctgaggcaggagaatcgcttgaatgctggaggtgtaggttgcagtgagccaagattgcgccattgcattccagcttggatgacagagcaagactccatctcaaaaaagaaaaaagaaaaaaggttgaaAGAGGCCTGGAATCAGATGCTGACTTTAGATACTAGGAAagtatgattttttaatttttttatttatttatttttcaatctcCGCTCACAGGAACCTtggccacccaggttcaagccattctcctatctcagtctcctgagtagctgggattacaggcacatgccaccacgcctggctaacctttgtagggatgggatttcgccacgttgtccaggctggtcttgaaccttttttttttccttaaacattttcttcattttatagagaGATTTCTTTTTCGTTTGCTTTTGTTCCAATCATTAGGAGAGTGGTTGAGGAGTACTGAATCCATCACTACTTTGATGACACAGGTAAGATTCCAGATTCACATTTCCAGGTACCAAGAGTTCCCTCTAAATGCCACAATCAAGTCAGccttcttttacatttctttctactgAACACAGCAATGCCCATTGGTATTTCTGAAGCGTAATTGCATCTTAGGTCGGTATTTCTCCAAGTAAAGCAGCTGTTTGGAATTGAACGCTCCCCTTCTTTTTTGTCTTACAAACTGAACTGCATCTTCGTACTTCATTCCACATTCAATCAAAGCAAGTGCAACCAGCACAGGTGCCCTTCCCAATCCCGCAACACAATGCACTGCAACAGAGCAACCTGGCTCTTCAcgaaattttgtttttaacaggtTTAACCAATCATCTACTATCTGATTAGGGGGTGGAGTTCCATCATCAAATGGCCAATCTAGAACgtggattccttctttttctttttttttttttttttttttttttttttgagacggagtctcgctctgtcgcccaggctggagtgctgtggccggatctcagctcactgcaagctccgcctcccgggttcacgccattctcctgtctcagcctcccgggtagctgggactacaggcgccgccacgtcgcccggctagttttttgtagtttttagtagagacggggtttcaccgtgttagccaggatggtctcgatctcctgacctcgtgatccgcccgtctcggcctcccaaagtgctgggattacaggcttgagccaccgcgcccggcggattccttctttttcaacTGGAGCTTTATCATAGGTAGCATCACAAACTCGAACCAAAGTCATCACTCCATACTTCTTAAGTTCCTCTGTGAACTTGTTGAGAGTAGCATTGGTTGGGTTGTGAGTTATCAGAAAATGCATGTTCTCATAGGAGATCTCCACAGGGGCTGGACAGTTCATTATGGCAAATAAAAAGTGTGAGCATGCATGTGTGAtgggaaaagtgaaaaaaaaattcaatcttgAACTGTTTCACagcagaaaacatgaaaaagaccACTAAGATGCCTATTATCAATCAGTGTTTTCTCTCTTCAACTTGGTTATTCCTTATGAAGCTTCTCTCTTCAAGATAAGCAAATTATTTAGAGTCCACTTGAATCCAAATTCAATCTGGGCCTCAATTTCTGCAGATGGATAGcttcagtctccaaaaaaatcaaactaCCTACAAAACTTCAGCAGCCTTTACTACATTTAGGCGCTAGTGACACATGTTAAAAGTGTaggttggcc
It includes:
- the LOC115894841 gene encoding protein tyrosine phosphatase type IVA 2-like, whose protein sequence is MNCPAPVEISYENMHFLITHNPTNATLNKFTEELKKYGVMTLVRVCDATYDKAPVEKEGIHVLDWPFDDGTPPPNQIVDDWLNLLKTKFREEPGCSVAVHCVAGLGRAPVLVALALIECGMKYEDAVQFVRQKRRGAFNSKQLLYLEKYRPKMQLRFRNTNGHCCVQ